The Lactuca sativa cultivar Salinas chromosome 2, Lsat_Salinas_v11, whole genome shotgun sequence genome includes the window aggacctcccgagttaaaaaaaatgagTTAGAGATCAAACGCGTAAATTGACCTAAACCATAatgaccattcgtgtaatttactcttaaaataactatagaaaataaaaataaaaagggtATAActgttttttcaatttttttggactaaaatcacataatttttttgattttataccTTTCGTGTAAGTTGAAAATTTTTTGGATCTTACCCATAATTTTTTGAATACCATAGGGAACAAATTTATAGTTTCTTTGAATAATGACTTTTTCGACATGATTTTTTTGAAGTACAGATACTTGGATACCAAACAGAAATAGTCACTTGTTATCCTATTATGCATtatgtcacatgtcattttgtggtaaatTTACATTAAATTATATTAATGTGTCATTTTGTGGGTTTTttctcattttattaaatttcataataatacttaaatgtaataaatgttataataaatatatatattcaatttatTAATGCAAATTTTCCTTATAATTTCTAAATTTTTAAattggattcaattattttagttgttttatttaaattattagtttaaatttaaaagataaataagcaattcaattttaataattaaataattttcttttttttcttataaatttaaattttctaaattgtTAGATcttcatgtttatttatttttaaataaatctatATAATACATGGATCTCACAATTAGTTGAGAATATACTCTTTAAAAATTGATTTTATAATGCATCTATCAGTATAATAAAAATGTCAtccttgttaaaaaaaaaaacataggagGTTCAGTTGTAAATAGAGTATAAAAATTAGATGTGGGTGatggtttaaaaaaaaatagttataaatattttttccgcattttatttatttcatagaTACAACCGACAAATTCACATGATTAAGGACAATTAAAGCTATGGACTTAGTTGTGCGTATTTAATAAGTTTCAGTTTTTAATCGAAATGACATGATACAAGTGGGGACAATGTATTAAAGGTTGCTAAGTTGCTTTGAAGTGGATTTATTGGAACATTGTACCCGTTATTATAACAAAACACTTGTACTACttatgtatattttatttttatagcaTGTGACAATAATGTAGTACAACTAATAAATGAGTAACTCTATTCTTCAACCTTTATTGAATtcttaattattttataaaaaaagttaCCAGTCCAAAGGTGTGAACTGGCGCATTAGAATTTCATGGTATTGATTGGTCAATATGGGATTTTCATATAAaagcattttttttttctttttaattttgagCAACATAATCACCTTATCAGTTGTGTGAAAGTACAGGTCATAAATGGTAATCCTCTGTTATATCACGTTCTCACTTGTCATGCGACAACGACCATGAAATCGTTTGGTTTTACACATTTTTATCATTTTTGTTATTTCTTTTTCATGAAACCGGCCTTATAGTTATAGATCTGCCTATTGAACGGAAATGATAATTAGAAAATGTCAAATGAATTAATGGTCATAAACCTCCGATGGACTAACGTCAAAGAAATAATTTATGTTATCGACTTCTTTattttttatgtcaagataatCATATGATATGGGAGGTTGTAGAAGTGTTAATACATGGCTTGATACTAGTAAGAATGGAGGTTTGATCACATCAACAACTAATCTGTCGTATTAATCCGACATTTCAGAATTGGATGAAATTCGCACACGACATGTAAAATGGACTGATTAAAAAACCTTACATATTTGCCGtgatgtatgttttttttttatcatttgggGGTTGTTTTTAGGACTTTTCGATCTTTGTGTTCTTATTGATTGTAATACGATATTCAATTCAATAGTTTGTGCATCAATTTCATGTGATagactttaatgtttatgttatttagtTCAATGTTTAGTACTTCAAACTtcgaaatccaaaaaatattttcgACATGTAAACGTAACATTATCAAAACTTAAAAAACTTAACAAATACGTGGTATATCACAATTTAAGAgcataaaacatttatttttcgTTGAAAACCAGCAATACAAAACATTTCCGAGCTAGGAGTCAAGAGAGATTTTTTAGAGAGTAAGGTGGAAACGAAAAAAAAATTTCTCTCTTTCTATTTTAATTGTTAATGAGTTAGACATGTTTAAAAAATTATCTGGTTGATAGTTGGTAGCTAATAACTGAAAATTATagcttttatttatatatatgagTTTGATAAAAATAGAAGAAAGCTTTCTCAAACATACAAAATTGCATAGGACTTAACAAAAACATATCACTAATTTaagatgaagaaaaaaaaaatctaagtcCATTTGCAAAATAATAgagttttttataatttttttttataaataatagagTTTTTACAAAAACCGAATACTATGCTTTGATCTCAAATGCGTTTTtaagatatatttttttaaaaaaatcaagatTTGTTTTCATGGTTATATAAAACTAAACTAAAATAATTACGATTTATAAATGGCATCCAACTTTTAAGATAAAAGATTAAATTTAGATTAACCCAATGACAAAAGAATGACATCATATCATCATTTAacattctttttaataaatcacacAAACTTCAAATATTTCCAATAAAACGATTGGGCCTCTACCGAAAGAAAATGTTAGCAAATTCCCATTAAATTCCTCAAATTAATTAATTTGTAAATTTTTTGCTGTTGGTtttagttttagagagagaaagaagagtaAAGGAGATAAGAACAAACAAAATTCACATTACTGGGTAGggttacagagagagagagagagggagtgtgtgtttgtgtgtgggtGGGGACAGTGtatgttttagagagagaaagtcgaattttTAACTTTTCTCGTGGAGGTACCTGCCATGGCTCATCACTCGTCTTCTGTTTTCTTTTGTCTGTTACTCTGTTCGTCTTTATATCTCTCTATGTGAGTACGCTCGCTTCTGAAGATCTCCAACTGATTCGGAGGTGTTTACGATCGACGATGGAGGTGTTGTTTCGGGCTGTTGAGGAGGCGCTGAATGTGTGATTTTCAACAGGCGAAGAGATACTTTTTGCAGATCGGTTTGTTGTCGAGTATAAATGTATCTGGAGTTAAAAAAATTTAATGGAGGTGGAATTGAGGGTACAGAGTTAGTTTTGATTCGTACTTAGGGTTTTATTGTTGAGATACTATAGAACCAGTGGCAGGAAATCATTGTGGTTTCAGGATATTTTCAAATTCAAGTCGCTGTACGTTGAAGGCATGCGCTACGTACTATATTCCTTTTCCTTGACCTAACCTCTAAGGTAATCTCTCTCCCCTTCCTTTTCCTTATGTGTAATAAGTATCATGTATTTGAGTACTGTGTACGCTTGTAGTATCGAGGATGATCAATGTCCTGTTAATTGTGTACCTTCATATAGGTTTACTTGAATTTACCATTTACTGAGAAAGAGAACGGATCTAATTGAGGAGGCAACCTTTGATTCTTTTTTCCATAAACAACAGTTGAAGGTTAGGGATCTAATAGCAGCCAGCCAGGAGCAAGCAAGCATGAACGAGGTTGAGAAGGGTGTAAACCCTCAACTTTGGCACGCCTGTGCTGGTGGGATGATTCAAATGCCTCTACCGAATTCACACGTCTACTATTTCCCTCAGGGTCATGCTGAACATACACTTACGACTGTAGATTTTGGCGGAATACCTAGGGTTCCTCCTTTCATTCTGTGCAGGGTGATTGATGTTAAGTTTCTAGCAGACATGGAAACAGACGAAGTTTACGCCAAGATCAGGTTGATTCCTGTTGGAAACAATGATATTGGTTACAATGTTGGGATTGACGATGGGGTTTTGGTTGAGACACACAAACGCAACACCCCTGACTCTTCAGAGAAGCCCTCTTCATTTGCAAAAACATTGACTCAATCAGATGCCAACAATGGTGGAGGTTTCTCTGTCCCTCGATACTGTGCTGAAACAATATTTCCCCGCTTGGATTATTCAGCTGATCCCCCTGTTCAAACTGTGATAGCTAAAGATGTTCATGGTGAGATTTGGAAGTTTAGGCATATCTATAGGGGGACTCCTAGGAGGCATCTTCTGACTACTGGATGGAGTACTTTTGTGAACCAGAAAAAGTTAGTTGCTGGGGATTCCATTGTATTTGTCAGGGCAGAGAATGGGGATCTTTGTGTTGGAATCAGACGTGCTAAAAGAGGTGGCATTGGTGGTCCTGATTCCCCTTCTGGCTGGAATTCTTATTCCggaaactcttcttcttcttctacttctttCTATGGTGGATTTTCTTCCTTCTTGCGTGACAATGAGAACAAGTTAATGAGAAATGGGAATGGGAGTAAACGAAATATTACTGGAAGGGGAAAAGTGAGACCTGAAGATGTTATTGAAGCTGCATCTCTTGCAGCCAATGGTCAGCCATTTGAGGTCTCCTACTACCCACGTGCAAGCACTCCAGATTTCTGTGTGAAAGCTTCTTCTTTGACTGCTTCTTTGACCAGTCAATGGTGTGTTGGAATGAGATTCAAAATGCCATTTGAAACAGAGGATTCAGCACGTATAAGCTGGTTCATGGGAACCGTATCATCTGTTGATGTTGCTGACCCTTTTCACTGGCCTAATTCTCCATGGCGACTTCTACAGGTaacatttatataattatatatctaAAGATTCTCTTATTTTACCCTATTCTGACATTTTTACCCTTGATGCAGGTTAACTGGGATGAACCGGATCTGTTGCAAAATGTGAAGCGGGTGAGTCCATGGTTAGTTGAACTTGTGTCAAGTATGCCAGTTATCCATCTTTCACCCTTTTCACCACAAAGAAAGAAGCTCCGATTACCCCAACCCCCAGATTTACCACCTGAGGGCGATTTCGTCATTTCGTCCTTTTCAGGCAACCCCCTTGGGCCTAGCAGTATTCCTGCAAGCATTCAGGGAGCCAGGCATGCTCGATTTGGGATCCCATTAATGGATCTCAACCTTAATACCCACAAACTACAGTTGGGTCTTTTTCCTTCTTCTCATGACATTAATGAACCTTCCATGGATATCAATAAAGATGACGTGTCATGCTTGTTGACCATTGGAACTTCTAGTGTTAAGATGGAGAAAAGTGATGAAAAAGTCAAGGCACCTCTTTTCTTACTGTTTGGTCAACCGATACACATTGAGCAGGAAGTTATGGATTCAAAACTTCCAAATTTGTCAAACAAGAATGGGAATGATTTTTTCAAGAATCAAGGATCGGATAGTGGTCATTGCAAAGTGTTTTTGGAATCTGAGAATGTTGAGAGAACTCTTGACCTTTCTGTTCTTGAATCTTATCAAGAACTGGAGACAACTTTGGCAAATTTGTTTGGAATTGGAACctttgataattcttatgctCATGTGCTATATAAAGATTCAAAAGGTGATGTCAAACGAATTGGTGATGAACCTTTCAGGTATGTGTTACATTTGTGTCAAAGCAGCAGCTAATTTTTTACTCATGATTTATTTGTTAATATAAagtctttttaataaatattttgtgTGTGTTGGTACAGTGAATTTGTGAGAAAAGCTAGAAAGCTGACAATTCCTTTGGATGCATGCAACCACAATGATAAAAGGTGACCATTTATTTGCAATTATGGTTATATGTTGTTAGTATACATAATACATAATTCATGGGATATAATATAAATGAAATGTTGTTAATTTTGTTGCAGAAAATGGAATATAATAAGTGTGCAAAGTGGTGAACATGGACTTGAGTCTTCGAATCACACAGGGGCTGCTATGAGCATATTTGCATAGTAATAATATGAAATATGTTGCATTTGCATTTGACTTTTGTTTAAGACAAAACATATTTTCCTTGTTTCTGTAGTAGTCTGTACTTGAATTTGAGTTCAAGACAAAGATGTTGCTTATGTTGACTATATCATATCATATGCGATTGACTTTGTATGATTTTCTTAGTTAccttttttttgtgaaaaattgGGACTTGTTTTGTTTGATTGTATCTTCAGAGTAACCAAAACCTACAATTCTAATTAATTGGGATACAATTTTAATTGGATGGATGGATAACTAGACTCTAGGTCTTAGGCAAATCGCTATTAATTTTTGCGCAATATTTGTTCGAATCCCTATAATTTTTGTATTGACCTTCAAATTTTAGTTGATAACAAATTTTACATTTAATTATCTGGAGTGTATTAAGCTCGAGCCTGTGTAGTTTTTATATTGACCTGCAATTTTAAGTGCACACAACCTGCTAACCAAAGTGTCTGTAGAAAAGACGGTTATTAATACGCTCATGGGAAAAGAGAACTATAAATATGGGTTGAAATCTTTGTTAATTTTGAATTATGAAGTCATGTTTGACTTTCAGAATtaccattttttttttctgaatttaTGGGTTTATGAACATCTGTccaaatttttaattaattttgaaaTGATTTAGTTAAGTTAGGTTTGTAGTCTTTTTTCTATATAAAGACAATACGGTAATTTTTATGTCTTGTTTTGTCCCGTTCTAACTTTATCATATGCTTTTTTGATAACAAATTCTATTATGTTCCAATTTTAACAAgcaatagttttttttaataaaggcAATACAGTAATTTTAGTCTTTTTGTATATAAAGGTAATATGATAATTTTAGTCTTTTTTTGTATACAAAAAATTAGTCCACTCCAATCAAGTTTTGCTTAGTCTACATCTACGAACATTACCTTAATATCAATAGAATATGGATGTGGTCATTCTGTGATTTTTTATTCTCTGCTTTCAAGTTTGGGAGACTTCTCATCTTGAATTTCTAAGTTGTTTTTAAGCTTTTGAGTTATTAATAATCTCGATATTCTTTCCTGCAGGATTCTATTGATCCAAGACCTGTATGTAGACCCTGAAACCTATTTTCTTTTATGACAATATCAACCAAGCCCAATCGGTCACAACATGTTGTTGATCATTTctattatgttttatgtgtttgtgTCTTGACATTCGAGATAAATTCTTGCAGTCTATATCAAATTGGTGTCAAAGAATCCATGGCTCCTGAAACAGTTGATAATTAGAATCAATGGAAGAGGGCTTATAAGGAATGAAGTCATCCATGGCAGAGAGCCAAAGACACAATAACAATAAAGGCCTAATTTCCTAGATCCATGTAAACTAAAGATGGTAGAAATAGCGATTATGGTAAGTTGTTGTCTACTATTGATGATTTGATAAGTGTCCGTTAATAAAAGAAACCAACCAAGTTGGTAATGATCAACAACAACCATCGATACAACAAATATTGACCCTACAACCACTACTTGTGTTTGAAGGTCGTTCAGTTTGAAGGTCAGAACGACGGAATAAGTAGGGAACCATGGGAACGATGTTGAATAATGGAAATCCCAATTAGAGATTTAGAAAGTTAGATATGCCTCTTTGTATGGGAACAACCCTAATGGTTAAATTCTAGAAGCAAAGAGGTACTTCAATTTTTATTGGCTAAACGAAGAGGATAAAATGGAGGCATTGGTTGTTGCATTGAAAGGGGATGCCTTATTGTAGTACCAATGGGAGCACTGGAGATGGGCTATTAGCAATGCCTTTTGGCCTAACTAATGTCCCAGCTACGTTCCAATCTCAAATGAATGACAATTTTTTTCCTTATCTTCGAAAATTCGTCTTAGTATTTTTCGATGACATATTGGTGTACAAACACATCGAGGATCAACACGTGAAACATGTGGCACTAGTCCTTGAAACATTAAAGTGACACTCCTTTTATGTGAATAGAGAAACGTGTAGTTTTGTTCGAATGTGAGTTTCCATATTTGGGACATATCTTAAAATCTAGAGTAGCTATGTGAAAGCTATGTTGGATTAGGAAATTCCAAATAATATTAAGGAATTATGAGGATTCCTTTGGGTTTACCAAAAATATCGAAAATCCCTCCCATGAACTGAGCAGATAAAAAAAGGTTAGCTTCATTGGATAAAAGTAGCAAAAAGGGCATTCAACATATTGAAGCAACTCATGATTACCTCCCTAATTCTTGTAATGCCCGATTCTTGAAAGTCATGCCTCAGATTTTAGGGTTAGAGCGGTTATCATTCGAAACATACATCTCATTGCATTTTTAAGTTATACATTGAACAGATGGAACTGGCTCAAACCTAATTATGAGAAATAATTAATGGTCACTGTGATGTTTGTTCATAAGTGGCAAGATTACCTTCTTGGACGAAACTTCATTCTTGGAACTTAAGTTCATTCTCGAACAAAGTGAGGCGGGAAGTAACCatcaaaaatggttttgtaacTTATTTGGTTTTGACTTTGTAAACAATATAATATGAGAGTATCCAACAAGTGGCAGATGTCTTGTCGAGAAAATCATAAAGCGAATTAATTTTGGGAAGTTTAATTTCCAACATTGGCTTTGATCCATATAAAGAAATTGACTTTGATCTTGAAGTACCCGTTTTCTATGTGAGAAAATCAGGATGTTT containing:
- the LOC111899885 gene encoding auxin response factor 18, whose protein sequence is MNEVEKGVNPQLWHACAGGMIQMPLPNSHVYYFPQGHAEHTLTTVDFGGIPRVPPFILCRVIDVKFLADMETDEVYAKIRLIPVGNNDIGYNVGIDDGVLVETHKRNTPDSSEKPSSFAKTLTQSDANNGGGFSVPRYCAETIFPRLDYSADPPVQTVIAKDVHGEIWKFRHIYRGTPRRHLLTTGWSTFVNQKKLVAGDSIVFVRAENGDLCVGIRRAKRGGIGGPDSPSGWNSYSGNSSSSSTSFYGGFSSFLRDNENKLMRNGNGSKRNITGRGKVRPEDVIEAASLAANGQPFEVSYYPRASTPDFCVKASSLTASLTSQWCVGMRFKMPFETEDSARISWFMGTVSSVDVADPFHWPNSPWRLLQVNWDEPDLLQNVKRVSPWLVELVSSMPVIHLSPFSPQRKKLRLPQPPDLPPEGDFVISSFSGNPLGPSSIPASIQGARHARFGIPLMDLNLNTHKLQLGLFPSSHDINEPSMDINKDDVSCLLTIGTSSVKMEKSDEKVKAPLFLLFGQPIHIEQEVMDSKLPNLSNKNGNDFFKNQGSDSGHCKVFLESENVERTLDLSVLESYQELETTLANLFGIGTFDNSYAHVLYKDSKGDVKRIGDEPFSEFVRKARKLTIPLDACNHNDKRKWNIISVQSGEHGLESSNHTGAAMSIFA